One genomic region from Streptomyces sp. Li-HN-5-11 encodes:
- a CDS encoding globin, with translation MTEIRRGTLREQTFYEQVGGEETFRRLVHRFYEGVAGDPELRAMYPEEDLGPAEERLRLFLMQYWGGPTTYSDQRGHPRLRMRHAPFQVDRAAHDAWLRHMRVAVEELGLSQEHEQTLWNYLTYAAASMVNTPG, from the coding sequence GTGACCGAGATTCGGCGCGGCACGCTTCGGGAGCAGACCTTCTACGAGCAGGTCGGCGGGGAGGAGACCTTCCGTCGGCTCGTCCACCGTTTCTACGAGGGGGTCGCCGGGGATCCCGAGCTGCGGGCCATGTACCCCGAGGAGGACCTGGGACCGGCCGAGGAGCGGCTCAGGCTGTTCCTGATGCAGTACTGGGGCGGCCCCACGACCTACAGCGACCAGCGCGGCCATCCGCGGCTGCGGATGCGGCACGCGCCCTTCCAGGTCGACCGGGCGGCGCATGACGCCTGGCTGAGGCACATGCGGGTCGCCGTCGAGGAGCTCGGCCTGTCGCAGGAGCACGAGCAGACGCTGTGGAACTACCTGACGTACGCGGCCGCGTCCATGGTGAACACGCCCGGCTGA
- a CDS encoding FHA domain-containing protein has translation MPTCPNGHQSGSDDWCEVCGHRMAGAVPPPPPPPPVGGGYGFPPAPGPGGPGGPGGQGGPGQPGGPGAPGGRPHLSAVPDPEPELCPQCRTPREGGAPFCEECRWNFLTNTATSYTPAAPRPPGPGPGPGPGPGPRFPQPPGPSYGGGDSYEYQSSRPSQVNRPAEPIPPSPPFGAGPPGRPGGPGGPGAPGPQGFGGDRGPSGPPTGPSGFRPEAPSGFRPDGPSGFDGPSGFGPDPSRPVPPPGPTPPGPPGGPGATGGAPQAFQQSGPPAPPAPPFPQETNRPPQPSGPSFGGDDDWVISPPSTGPGGPGAGQGGGYGYPHPGSTQAPPGPAFPHQPQQPATWTATIGPDREYFMAMMQRSGPEAAGLNLPAYSPEQQRTLSGNQVTIGRRRHSTGDTPDIDLSVPPEDPGVSHQHAVLVQQPDGSWAVVDQNSTNGTTVNGSDEPIQPFVPVPLQDGDRVHVGAWTTITIRRG, from the coding sequence CGTCGGCGGCGGCTACGGCTTCCCGCCCGCACCGGGCCCCGGTGGACCGGGTGGTCCTGGCGGACAGGGCGGCCCGGGTCAGCCCGGCGGCCCGGGCGCGCCGGGGGGACGCCCGCACCTGTCCGCCGTGCCGGACCCGGAGCCGGAACTCTGCCCGCAGTGCCGCACGCCCCGCGAGGGCGGTGCGCCGTTCTGCGAGGAGTGCCGCTGGAACTTCCTGACGAACACGGCCACCTCGTACACCCCGGCCGCGCCGCGCCCGCCGGGTCCCGGACCCGGTCCCGGGCCTGGCCCGGGTCCCCGCTTCCCGCAGCCGCCCGGGCCGTCCTACGGCGGCGGCGACTCCTACGAGTACCAGAGCTCCCGGCCCTCCCAGGTGAACCGGCCCGCCGAGCCGATCCCGCCGAGCCCGCCCTTCGGCGCCGGGCCCCCGGGGCGCCCCGGCGGTCCCGGCGGCCCGGGTGCTCCGGGGCCCCAGGGCTTCGGGGGCGACCGTGGTCCCTCCGGCCCCCCGACCGGGCCGTCCGGGTTCCGCCCCGAGGCTCCCTCCGGATTCCGCCCCGACGGGCCGTCCGGCTTCGACGGGCCCTCCGGCTTCGGTCCCGACCCCTCGCGGCCGGTTCCCCCGCCCGGGCCGACGCCGCCCGGGCCGCCCGGCGGTCCCGGCGCGACCGGGGGCGCTCCGCAGGCATTCCAGCAGTCCGGGCCGCCGGCCCCGCCCGCGCCGCCGTTCCCGCAGGAGACGAACCGGCCGCCGCAGCCGAGCGGTCCGTCCTTCGGCGGTGACGACGACTGGGTGATCTCCCCGCCGTCCACGGGCCCCGGCGGTCCGGGGGCGGGGCAGGGCGGCGGCTACGGCTACCCGCACCCCGGCTCCACCCAGGCCCCGCCCGGTCCCGCCTTCCCGCACCAGCCGCAGCAGCCGGCGACCTGGACGGCGACGATCGGTCCGGACCGCGAGTACTTCATGGCGATGATGCAGCGCTCGGGCCCCGAGGCCGCCGGCCTGAACCTGCCCGCGTACTCGCCCGAGCAGCAGCGCACGCTCAGCGGCAACCAGGTCACCATCGGCCGCCGCCGGCACTCCACCGGCGACACCCCCGACATCGACCTGTCGGTGCCGCCGGAGGACCCGGGCGTCTCCCACCAGCACGCGGTGCTGGTGCAGCAGCCCGACGGCAGCTGGGCGGTCGTCGACCAGAACTCGACCAACGGCACCACGGTCAACGGTTCCGACGAGCCGATCCAGCCCTTCGTGCCGGTGCCGCTGCAGGACGGCGACCGGGTGCACGTGGGCGCGTGGACGACGATCACGATCCGGCGCGGCTGA
- a CDS encoding methyltransferase domain-containing protein, which yields MGAHAGDNEPDVNEPDVNEPEDGLAAEARAALVREIDASGAWAPDPVWREAFEAVPRHLFVPYYYVAGRGGYERRWGESPDPQARERWLRGAYEDVPLATRLRDGELVSSSSQPSLMAEMLAALAVEDGDRVLEIGTGTGFNAALLAHRLGDDDLVTTVDLEPEITESARQHLAAAGHHPVVVTGDGTRGVPGRAPFDRIIATCALPSIPRAWLAQCTPGGRILLPIATGLAALTVRDAAHAEGHFLPTPAYFVPLRGAGRPEPPPPRLDGVPPSAREQELFRFLLALTRGRVDAAAAYALWEREGRPPRERYGITVRGERAWAWLDDPEGPYAWPLQD from the coding sequence ATGGGCGCGCACGCTGGGGACAACGAGCCGGACGTCAACGAGCCGGACGTCAACGAGCCGGAAGACGGCCTCGCCGCCGAGGCGCGGGCGGCGCTGGTGCGGGAGATCGACGCGAGCGGGGCCTGGGCCCCGGATCCTGTGTGGCGGGAGGCGTTCGAGGCGGTGCCGCGGCATCTCTTCGTGCCGTACTACTACGTGGCCGGCCGGGGCGGCTACGAGCGGCGCTGGGGTGAGAGCCCTGACCCACAGGCACGTGAGCGCTGGCTGCGCGGTGCCTACGAGGACGTACCGCTCGCCACCCGGCTGCGCGACGGAGAGCTGGTCTCCTCCAGCAGCCAGCCCTCGCTGATGGCGGAGATGCTGGCCGCGCTCGCAGTGGAGGACGGCGACCGGGTCCTGGAGATCGGCACCGGGACCGGCTTCAACGCGGCCCTGCTCGCCCACCGGCTCGGCGACGACGACCTCGTCACAACCGTCGACCTGGAGCCGGAGATCACCGAGTCGGCCCGGCAGCATCTGGCCGCCGCCGGACACCACCCGGTCGTCGTCACCGGCGACGGCACCCGTGGAGTCCCCGGACGCGCGCCCTTCGACCGGATCATCGCGACCTGCGCGCTGCCCTCGATCCCGCGCGCCTGGCTCGCCCAGTGCACCCCCGGCGGCCGGATCCTCCTGCCCATCGCCACCGGCCTGGCCGCGCTGACCGTGCGGGACGCCGCGCACGCCGAGGGGCACTTCCTCCCCACGCCCGCCTACTTCGTGCCACTGCGCGGCGCGGGCAGGCCCGAGCCGCCTCCCCCGCGGCTGGACGGAGTGCCGCCGAGCGCCCGCGAGCAGGAACTGTTCCGCTTTCTGCTGGCCCTGACCCGCGGCCGCGTCGACGCGGCCGCGGCGTACGCCCTGTGGGAGCGCGAGGGACGGCCGCCGCGCGAGCGCTACGGGATCACGGTGCGCGGCGAGCGCGCGTGGGCATGGCTGGACGACCCGGAGGGACCGTACGCCTGGCCCCTCCAGGACTGA